A genome region from Populus alba chromosome 3, ASM523922v2, whole genome shotgun sequence includes the following:
- the LOC118031726 gene encoding putative disease resistance RPP13-like protein 1 isoform X1, whose translation MALALIGESILAAVLEVLMERIVSPAVRDFFKSQKIDDEELKKLKARMRSVSKLLNDAEEKQITDAAVKEWLDELKDAVYQADDFLDEIAYKALRLKLEGESRSQTCTDQLRSFLASLNPCRKGVREVQIELAKILRSLEELVGQKDVLGLIERIGEKPSSRITPTSSLVDESGVYGRDAEKEAIMKLLLSDDTKGRHLDVISIVGMGGVGKTTLAQLLYKEIVVSNDRSQKSSFDLKAWVYVSEEFDVLKVTKDILKGVGSMNCDNMTEDQLHCELEKKLSGNKLSLVLDDVWSDNQSQWEFLLKPFMSVRQGSKIIVTTRNENVASIISSVSTHHIKKLSDDDCWLVLSKHAFDGGNFTAHPELELIGRQIARKCSGLPLAAKTLGSLLCSKRAMKEWLKILKSNFWELPNDNILSPLRLSYHYLPSHLKRCFSYCAIIPKGYKFTREEIVLLWMAEGFLVEPRRNNEMEEIGYEYFNELVARSFFQQSSLSSSLFVMHDLINDLARFASGDFCFRLEGDDSSKTTERTRHLSYRATKDDSYQTFKAIKNPQLLRTLLCPSGWPKHMIQQVEVMSTLLPALKCLRVLSLHPFHDISVLPNSICNLKHLRYLDLSRTKIRRLPESMCSLYNLEILNLHFCVKLVELPVNMRSLINLRHLDLQHTKLPEMPLQMGKLTKLRKLTDFFIGKQSGSSIKELGKLQHLSGDLSIWNLQNVTDARDSFEANLKGKEHLENLELVWGCDMDNPLVHERVLEQLQPPVNVKILSINGYGGTRFPDWVGNSSLPLLQELYIRSCPNLKKALFTHFPSLTKLDIRACEQFEIEFFPLELFPKLESLTIGSCPNLVSFSKGIPLAPNLKEFQLWSCSNLKSLPENMHSLLPSLEKLSIFHCPKLESFPVGGLPSKLKGLAIWGCDKLIAGRAQWDLQSLHVLSRFSIAENDVLECFPEETLLPSSLTRLEIRTHKNLKSLDYKGLQHLTSLRELIIMNCMEVSMPKRGCPPPFLL comes from the coding sequence ATGGCTCTCGCATTGATTGGAGAATCAATTCTTGCTGCAGTCCTTGAAGTTTTGATGGAGAGGATAGTTTCTCCTGCGGTTAGGGACTTCTTCAAGAGCCAAAAAATCGATGATGAAGAATTGAAGAAGTTGAAGGCAAGGATGAGGTCTGTTAGTAAACTGCTCAATGATGCAGAGGAGAAGCAGATTACTGATGCAGCTGTGAAAGAGTGGCTTGATGAGCTTAAGGATGCTGTCTATCAAGCTGATGACTTCTTGGATGAGATTGCTTATAAAGCTTTGCGGTTGAAGTTGGAAGGTGAATCTCGAAGTCAGACCTGCACGGATCAGCTTCGAAGCTTTCTCGCTTCTCTTAATCCATGTAGAAAGGGGGTGAGAGAGGTGCAAATAGAGTTGGCAAAGATCCTTCGAAGTTTAGAAGAGTTGGTGGGACAAAAGGATGTTCTTGGTCTGATAGAGCGCATTGGGGAGAAACCATCGTCGCGGATAACACCCACTTCTTCTCTGGTAGATGAATCTGGAGTTTATGGAAGGGATGCTGAAAAAGAAGCCATAATGAAGTTGCTGCTATCAGATGATACAAAAGGCAGGCACCTAGATGTGATTTCGATAGTGGGTATGGGAGGGGTTGGTAAAACCACCCTTGCTCAGCTTCTCTATAAAGAAATTGTTGTTTCCAACGACAGAAGCCAGAAGAGCTCGTTTGATCTCAAAGCCTGGGTTTATGTTTCGGAAGAATTCGATGTTCTCAAAGTAACAAAAGATATTCTGAAGGGGGTTGGTTCGATGAACTGTGACAACATGACTGAAGATCAACTCCATTGCGAGCTAGAGAAGAAATTGTCAGGGAACAAACTATCGCTTGTTCTAGACGATGTTTGGAGCGATAACCAATCTCAGTGGGAATTTTTACTGAAACCTTTCATGTCCGTGAGACAGGGAAGTAAAATTATCGTTACAACGCGCAATGAAAACGTAGCATCGATCATTTCTTCTGTTTCAACTCATCATATAAAGAAGTTATCTGACGATGATTGTTGGCTAGTGTTGTCAAAACATGCATTTGATGGTGGAAATTTCACTGCCCATCCAGAGCTGGAATTAATTGGCAGACAGATAGCGAGGAAGTGCAGCGGCCTGCCTTTGGCTGCAAAAACACTTGGGAGTCTCCTGTGCTCCAAAAGAGCTATGAAGGAGTGGCTGAAGATATTAAAGAGCAATTTTTGGGAATTGCCAAATGACAACATTCTGTCACCTCTGCGGCTGAGTTATCATTATCTCCCATCTCATTTAAAACGATGCTTTTCTTACTGCGCGATAATTCCGAAGGGTTATAAATTCACAAGGGAGGAGATAGTCCTTTTATGGATGGCAGAAGGCTTTTTGGTGGAACCCAGAAGAAATAATGAGATGGAAGAAATAGGCTATGAGTACTTCAATGAGCTTGTGGCAAGGTCATTTTTTCAGCAATCAAGTCTCAGTTCATCATTATTCGTAATGCATGACCTCATTAATGATTTAGCTAGATTTGCATCCGGAGATTTTTGCTTCAGGCTAGAAGGTGATGATTCAAGCAAGACTACTGAAAGGACTCGCCATTTATCATACAGAGCAACAAAAGATGACTCTTATCAGACATTCAAGGCGATCAAGAACCCCCAATTGCTGCGCACCTTGCTATGTCCCAGTGGTTGGCCTAAACACATGATACAACAAGTTGAGGTAATGAGTACTTTATTGCCTGCACTCAAGTGCCTCAGAGTGCTATCTTTGCACCCCTTTCATGATATATCTGTGTTGCCTAATTCAATTTGCAACTTGAAGCATCTACGGTATCTTGATCTCTCTCGCACAAAGATTAGAAGGCTCCCTGAATCAATGTGCAGTCTGTATAATTTGGAAATTTTGAACTTGCACTTTTGTGTTAAGCTTGTTGAGTTGCCAGTTAACATGAGAAGCTTGATCAACTTGCGTCATCTTGATCTTCAACACACAAAATTGCCAGAGATGCCACTGCAAATGGGTAAACTAACAAAGCTTCGAAAATTAACTGATTTCTTTATCGGAAAACAAAGTGGCTCTAGCATTAAAGAGTTGGGAAAGCTTCAACATCTATCTGGTGATCTTTCTATTTGGAATCTTCAAAATGTCACAGATGCTCGAGATTCTTTTGAAGCCAATTTGAAGGGTAAAGAGCATCTTGAGAATTTGGAGTTAGTATGGGGTTGTGATATGGATAATCCACTCGTCCATGAAAGGGTACTTGAGCAGCTACAACCTCCTGTGAATGTCAAAATTCTCTCCATTAATGGGTATGGAGGTACAAGATTTCCAGATTGGGTTGGGAACTCCTCTCTTCCTCTCCTCCAAGAGCTTTACATCAGAAGCTGCCCCAACCTGAAGAAGGCCCTCTTTACTCACTTTCCTTCTTTAACCAAACTTGATATCAGGGCATGTGAGCAGTTTGAGATCGAGTTTTTCCCATTAGAGTTGTTCCCTAAATTAGAATCTCTTACTATTGGTAGTTGTCCTAATTTAGTATCTTTCAGCAAAGGAATACCCCTTGCCCCAAATTTGAAAGAGTTTCAGTTATGGAGTTGTTCAAATTTGAAGTCATTGCCTGAGAATATGCATTCACTTCTACCTTCCCTTGAGAAATTGTCCATATTTCATTGTCCGAAACTCGAGTCATTTCCAGTAGGGGGTTTGCCCTCCAAACTTAAAGGACTTGCTATTTGGGGTTGCGACAAACTCATTGCAGGCCGCGCACAATGGGATTTGCAATCACTCCATGTTCTTTCAAGATTTTCAATTgcagaaaatgatgttt
- the LOC118031726 gene encoding putative disease resistance RPP13-like protein 1 isoform X3 gives MALALIGESILAAVLEVLMERIVSPAVRDFFKSQKIDDEELKKLKARMRSVSKLLNDAEEKQITDAAVKEWLDELKDAVYQADDFLDEIAYKALRLKLEGESRSQTCTDQLRSFLASLNPCRKGVREVQIELAKILRSLEELVGQKDVLGLIERIGEKPSSRITPTSSLVDESGVYGRDAEKEAIMKLLLSDDTKGRHLDVISIVGMGGVGKTTLAQLLYKEIVVSNDRSQKSSFDLKAWVYVSEEFDVLKVTKDILKGVGSMNCDNMTEDQLHCELEKKLSGNKLSLVLDDVWSDNQSQWEFLLKPFMSVRQGSKIIVTTRNENVASIISSVSTHHIKKLSDDDCWLVLSKHAFDGGNFTAHPELELIGRQIARKCSGLPLAAKTLGSLLCSKRAMKEWLKILKSNFWELPNDNILSPLRLSYHYLPSHLKRCFSYCAIIPKGYKFTREEIVLLWMAEGFLVEPRRNNEMEEIGYEYFNELVARSFFQQSSLSSSLFVMHDLINDLARFASGDFCFRLEGDDSSKTTERTRHLSYRATKDDSYQTFKAIKNPQLLRTLLCPSGWPKHMIQQVEHLRYLDLSRTKIRRLPESMCSLYNLEILNLHFCVKLVELPVNMRSLINLRHLDLQHTKLPEMPLQMGKLTKLRKLTDFFIGKQSGSSIKELGKLQHLSGDLSIWNLQNVTDARDSFEANLKGKEHLENLELVWGCDMDNPLVHERVLEQLQPPVNVKILSINGYGGTRFPDWVGNSSLPLLQELYIRSCPNLKKALFTHFPSLTKLDIRACEQFEIEFFPLELFPKLESLTIGSCPNLVSFSKGIPLAPNLKEFQLWSCSNLKSLPENMHSLLPSLEKLSIFHCPKLESFPVGGLPSKLKGLAIWGCDKLIAGRAQWDLQSLHVLSRFSIAENDVLECFPEETLLPSSLTRLEIRTHKNLKSLDYKGLQHLTSLRELIIMNCMEVSMPKRGCPPPFLL, from the exons ATGGCTCTCGCATTGATTGGAGAATCAATTCTTGCTGCAGTCCTTGAAGTTTTGATGGAGAGGATAGTTTCTCCTGCGGTTAGGGACTTCTTCAAGAGCCAAAAAATCGATGATGAAGAATTGAAGAAGTTGAAGGCAAGGATGAGGTCTGTTAGTAAACTGCTCAATGATGCAGAGGAGAAGCAGATTACTGATGCAGCTGTGAAAGAGTGGCTTGATGAGCTTAAGGATGCTGTCTATCAAGCTGATGACTTCTTGGATGAGATTGCTTATAAAGCTTTGCGGTTGAAGTTGGAAGGTGAATCTCGAAGTCAGACCTGCACGGATCAGCTTCGAAGCTTTCTCGCTTCTCTTAATCCATGTAGAAAGGGGGTGAGAGAGGTGCAAATAGAGTTGGCAAAGATCCTTCGAAGTTTAGAAGAGTTGGTGGGACAAAAGGATGTTCTTGGTCTGATAGAGCGCATTGGGGAGAAACCATCGTCGCGGATAACACCCACTTCTTCTCTGGTAGATGAATCTGGAGTTTATGGAAGGGATGCTGAAAAAGAAGCCATAATGAAGTTGCTGCTATCAGATGATACAAAAGGCAGGCACCTAGATGTGATTTCGATAGTGGGTATGGGAGGGGTTGGTAAAACCACCCTTGCTCAGCTTCTCTATAAAGAAATTGTTGTTTCCAACGACAGAAGCCAGAAGAGCTCGTTTGATCTCAAAGCCTGGGTTTATGTTTCGGAAGAATTCGATGTTCTCAAAGTAACAAAAGATATTCTGAAGGGGGTTGGTTCGATGAACTGTGACAACATGACTGAAGATCAACTCCATTGCGAGCTAGAGAAGAAATTGTCAGGGAACAAACTATCGCTTGTTCTAGACGATGTTTGGAGCGATAACCAATCTCAGTGGGAATTTTTACTGAAACCTTTCATGTCCGTGAGACAGGGAAGTAAAATTATCGTTACAACGCGCAATGAAAACGTAGCATCGATCATTTCTTCTGTTTCAACTCATCATATAAAGAAGTTATCTGACGATGATTGTTGGCTAGTGTTGTCAAAACATGCATTTGATGGTGGAAATTTCACTGCCCATCCAGAGCTGGAATTAATTGGCAGACAGATAGCGAGGAAGTGCAGCGGCCTGCCTTTGGCTGCAAAAACACTTGGGAGTCTCCTGTGCTCCAAAAGAGCTATGAAGGAGTGGCTGAAGATATTAAAGAGCAATTTTTGGGAATTGCCAAATGACAACATTCTGTCACCTCTGCGGCTGAGTTATCATTATCTCCCATCTCATTTAAAACGATGCTTTTCTTACTGCGCGATAATTCCGAAGGGTTATAAATTCACAAGGGAGGAGATAGTCCTTTTATGGATGGCAGAAGGCTTTTTGGTGGAACCCAGAAGAAATAATGAGATGGAAGAAATAGGCTATGAGTACTTCAATGAGCTTGTGGCAAGGTCATTTTTTCAGCAATCAAGTCTCAGTTCATCATTATTCGTAATGCATGACCTCATTAATGATTTAGCTAGATTTGCATCCGGAGATTTTTGCTTCAGGCTAGAAGGTGATGATTCAAGCAAGACTACTGAAAGGACTCGCCATTTATCATACAGAGCAACAAAAGATGACTCTTATCAGACATTCAAGGCGATCAAGAACCCCCAATTGCTGCGCACCTTGCTATGTCCCAGTGGTTGGCCTAAACACATGATACAACAAGTTGAG CATCTACGGTATCTTGATCTCTCTCGCACAAAGATTAGAAGGCTCCCTGAATCAATGTGCAGTCTGTATAATTTGGAAATTTTGAACTTGCACTTTTGTGTTAAGCTTGTTGAGTTGCCAGTTAACATGAGAAGCTTGATCAACTTGCGTCATCTTGATCTTCAACACACAAAATTGCCAGAGATGCCACTGCAAATGGGTAAACTAACAAAGCTTCGAAAATTAACTGATTTCTTTATCGGAAAACAAAGTGGCTCTAGCATTAAAGAGTTGGGAAAGCTTCAACATCTATCTGGTGATCTTTCTATTTGGAATCTTCAAAATGTCACAGATGCTCGAGATTCTTTTGAAGCCAATTTGAAGGGTAAAGAGCATCTTGAGAATTTGGAGTTAGTATGGGGTTGTGATATGGATAATCCACTCGTCCATGAAAGGGTACTTGAGCAGCTACAACCTCCTGTGAATGTCAAAATTCTCTCCATTAATGGGTATGGAGGTACAAGATTTCCAGATTGGGTTGGGAACTCCTCTCTTCCTCTCCTCCAAGAGCTTTACATCAGAAGCTGCCCCAACCTGAAGAAGGCCCTCTTTACTCACTTTCCTTCTTTAACCAAACTTGATATCAGGGCATGTGAGCAGTTTGAGATCGAGTTTTTCCCATTAGAGTTGTTCCCTAAATTAGAATCTCTTACTATTGGTAGTTGTCCTAATTTAGTATCTTTCAGCAAAGGAATACCCCTTGCCCCAAATTTGAAAGAGTTTCAGTTATGGAGTTGTTCAAATTTGAAGTCATTGCCTGAGAATATGCATTCACTTCTACCTTCCCTTGAGAAATTGTCCATATTTCATTGTCCGAAACTCGAGTCATTTCCAGTAGGGGGTTTGCCCTCCAAACTTAAAGGACTTGCTATTTGGGGTTGCGACAAACTCATTGCAGGCCGCGCACAATGGGATTTGCAATCACTCCATGTTCTTTCAAGATTTTCAATTgcagaaaatgatgttt
- the LOC118031726 gene encoding putative disease resistance RPP13-like protein 1 isoform X2 encodes MALALIGESILAAVLEVLMERIVSPAVRDFFKSQKIDDEELKKLKARMRSVSKLLNDAEEKQITDAAVKEWLDELKDAVYQADDFLDEIAYKALRLKLEGESRSQTCTDQLRSFLASLNPCRKGVREVQIELAKILRSLEELVGQKDVLGLIERIGEKPSSRITPTSSLVDESGVYGRDAEKEAIMKLLLSDDTKGRHLDVISIVGMGGVGKTTLAQLLYKEIVVSNDRSQKSSFDLKAWVYVSEEFDVLKVTKDILKGVGSMNCDNMTEDQLHCELEKKLSGNKLSLVLDDVWSDNQSQWEFLLKPFMSVRQGSKIIVTTRNENVASIISSVSTHHIKKLSDDDCWLVLSKHAFDGGNFTAHPELELIGRQIARKCSGLPLAAKTLGSLLCSKRAMKEWLKILKSNFWELPNDNILSPLRLSYHYLPSHLKRCFSYCAIIPKGYKFTREEIVLLWMAEGFLVEPRRNNEMEEIGYEYFNELVARLEGDDSSKTTERTRHLSYRATKDDSYQTFKAIKNPQLLRTLLCPSGWPKHMIQQVEVMSTLLPALKCLRVLSLHPFHDISVLPNSICNLKHLRYLDLSRTKIRRLPESMCSLYNLEILNLHFCVKLVELPVNMRSLINLRHLDLQHTKLPEMPLQMGKLTKLRKLTDFFIGKQSGSSIKELGKLQHLSGDLSIWNLQNVTDARDSFEANLKGKEHLENLELVWGCDMDNPLVHERVLEQLQPPVNVKILSINGYGGTRFPDWVGNSSLPLLQELYIRSCPNLKKALFTHFPSLTKLDIRACEQFEIEFFPLELFPKLESLTIGSCPNLVSFSKGIPLAPNLKEFQLWSCSNLKSLPENMHSLLPSLEKLSIFHCPKLESFPVGGLPSKLKGLAIWGCDKLIAGRAQWDLQSLHVLSRFSIAENDVLECFPEETLLPSSLTRLEIRTHKNLKSLDYKGLQHLTSLRELIIMNCMEVSMPKRGCPPPFLL; translated from the exons ATGGCTCTCGCATTGATTGGAGAATCAATTCTTGCTGCAGTCCTTGAAGTTTTGATGGAGAGGATAGTTTCTCCTGCGGTTAGGGACTTCTTCAAGAGCCAAAAAATCGATGATGAAGAATTGAAGAAGTTGAAGGCAAGGATGAGGTCTGTTAGTAAACTGCTCAATGATGCAGAGGAGAAGCAGATTACTGATGCAGCTGTGAAAGAGTGGCTTGATGAGCTTAAGGATGCTGTCTATCAAGCTGATGACTTCTTGGATGAGATTGCTTATAAAGCTTTGCGGTTGAAGTTGGAAGGTGAATCTCGAAGTCAGACCTGCACGGATCAGCTTCGAAGCTTTCTCGCTTCTCTTAATCCATGTAGAAAGGGGGTGAGAGAGGTGCAAATAGAGTTGGCAAAGATCCTTCGAAGTTTAGAAGAGTTGGTGGGACAAAAGGATGTTCTTGGTCTGATAGAGCGCATTGGGGAGAAACCATCGTCGCGGATAACACCCACTTCTTCTCTGGTAGATGAATCTGGAGTTTATGGAAGGGATGCTGAAAAAGAAGCCATAATGAAGTTGCTGCTATCAGATGATACAAAAGGCAGGCACCTAGATGTGATTTCGATAGTGGGTATGGGAGGGGTTGGTAAAACCACCCTTGCTCAGCTTCTCTATAAAGAAATTGTTGTTTCCAACGACAGAAGCCAGAAGAGCTCGTTTGATCTCAAAGCCTGGGTTTATGTTTCGGAAGAATTCGATGTTCTCAAAGTAACAAAAGATATTCTGAAGGGGGTTGGTTCGATGAACTGTGACAACATGACTGAAGATCAACTCCATTGCGAGCTAGAGAAGAAATTGTCAGGGAACAAACTATCGCTTGTTCTAGACGATGTTTGGAGCGATAACCAATCTCAGTGGGAATTTTTACTGAAACCTTTCATGTCCGTGAGACAGGGAAGTAAAATTATCGTTACAACGCGCAATGAAAACGTAGCATCGATCATTTCTTCTGTTTCAACTCATCATATAAAGAAGTTATCTGACGATGATTGTTGGCTAGTGTTGTCAAAACATGCATTTGATGGTGGAAATTTCACTGCCCATCCAGAGCTGGAATTAATTGGCAGACAGATAGCGAGGAAGTGCAGCGGCCTGCCTTTGGCTGCAAAAACACTTGGGAGTCTCCTGTGCTCCAAAAGAGCTATGAAGGAGTGGCTGAAGATATTAAAGAGCAATTTTTGGGAATTGCCAAATGACAACATTCTGTCACCTCTGCGGCTGAGTTATCATTATCTCCCATCTCATTTAAAACGATGCTTTTCTTACTGCGCGATAATTCCGAAGGGTTATAAATTCACAAGGGAGGAGATAGTCCTTTTATGGATGGCAGAAGGCTTTTTGGTGGAACCCAGAAGAAATAATGAGATGGAAGAAATAGGCTATGAGTACTTCAATGAGCTTGTGGCAAG GCTAGAAGGTGATGATTCAAGCAAGACTACTGAAAGGACTCGCCATTTATCATACAGAGCAACAAAAGATGACTCTTATCAGACATTCAAGGCGATCAAGAACCCCCAATTGCTGCGCACCTTGCTATGTCCCAGTGGTTGGCCTAAACACATGATACAACAAGTTGAGGTAATGAGTACTTTATTGCCTGCACTCAAGTGCCTCAGAGTGCTATCTTTGCACCCCTTTCATGATATATCTGTGTTGCCTAATTCAATTTGCAACTTGAAGCATCTACGGTATCTTGATCTCTCTCGCACAAAGATTAGAAGGCTCCCTGAATCAATGTGCAGTCTGTATAATTTGGAAATTTTGAACTTGCACTTTTGTGTTAAGCTTGTTGAGTTGCCAGTTAACATGAGAAGCTTGATCAACTTGCGTCATCTTGATCTTCAACACACAAAATTGCCAGAGATGCCACTGCAAATGGGTAAACTAACAAAGCTTCGAAAATTAACTGATTTCTTTATCGGAAAACAAAGTGGCTCTAGCATTAAAGAGTTGGGAAAGCTTCAACATCTATCTGGTGATCTTTCTATTTGGAATCTTCAAAATGTCACAGATGCTCGAGATTCTTTTGAAGCCAATTTGAAGGGTAAAGAGCATCTTGAGAATTTGGAGTTAGTATGGGGTTGTGATATGGATAATCCACTCGTCCATGAAAGGGTACTTGAGCAGCTACAACCTCCTGTGAATGTCAAAATTCTCTCCATTAATGGGTATGGAGGTACAAGATTTCCAGATTGGGTTGGGAACTCCTCTCTTCCTCTCCTCCAAGAGCTTTACATCAGAAGCTGCCCCAACCTGAAGAAGGCCCTCTTTACTCACTTTCCTTCTTTAACCAAACTTGATATCAGGGCATGTGAGCAGTTTGAGATCGAGTTTTTCCCATTAGAGTTGTTCCCTAAATTAGAATCTCTTACTATTGGTAGTTGTCCTAATTTAGTATCTTTCAGCAAAGGAATACCCCTTGCCCCAAATTTGAAAGAGTTTCAGTTATGGAGTTGTTCAAATTTGAAGTCATTGCCTGAGAATATGCATTCACTTCTACCTTCCCTTGAGAAATTGTCCATATTTCATTGTCCGAAACTCGAGTCATTTCCAGTAGGGGGTTTGCCCTCCAAACTTAAAGGACTTGCTATTTGGGGTTGCGACAAACTCATTGCAGGCCGCGCACAATGGGATTTGCAATCACTCCATGTTCTTTCAAGATTTTCAATTgcagaaaatgatgttt